The following DNA comes from Enterocloster bolteae.
CGATTCCCTGTAAAAGCAGCTGTACGATGGCTACCACATAGGATATCACTGCATAGGCGGCCACCGCAGCCTCACCTCCATACACATATGCGCTCCGGTTAATCAGCATGATTACAATAAAGGGGGAGATTGTAAGGCCGAATGGCGATACGCCTGTACCGGCAATCCTGAGCATCTGCTTTTTCTTTAATAAAAAGTGTTCTTTCCGGATTCCTTTTATTCTGGCTCCCATGAATAAAATACAAGGGACCACTGTAACCCCCTGCCCTATGACGGTGGCGGCCGCGGCGCCCGCCACACCCTTGTGGTATACAGCTACAAACAGGAAGTCCAGCAGGATGTTGGTCAAAAATCCTCCAATCATGGATCCCATGGCTGTCACTGCCCCTTCATAATTTCGAATCAGTGGTGCAAAGCCGGTTGCAAAGAGCTGAAGCAGGGAACCTCCAATCAGAATACGGATATATACCATGGCTTCTCCATACACGCTGCCCTCTGCCCCTGACAGTCTGAGGACCGGGCCGCATAATGCAAACAGGACAGCCATAAGCAAAAGCCCTCCCAAAAACAGGGTGGTAAGAGTATTTCCCAGGCACTCTTCCTCCCTCTCCCGGTCTCCTTTTCCACGGTAAAGGGATATCCAGACAGCGCCTCCCATGCCGATACCCGTTCCCACAGCCTGGACCAGGGCAGCCAGCGGATAGGCAATATTCACGGCGGCAAGTCCAATGTCTCCTATGTTTCTCCCAATAAAAAAGCCATCCACAATCGTGTAAAGTCCTGAAAAGGCAAATGCAAGCATGGACGGAAGTACTGCTCCTATAAAACGTCTTAACATGACAAACCTCCCATTATTTGATACAATGAGAATAGTATAAACCTTAAAGCTGCTTGAAAGTCAATCTGTTTTTAATAAGGTCCCCTGTATAGAATGGAAATTGATAGGGACTTTTAATAAGGAGGAATACCTTGAAACACATCAGCCGTATAAAGGAAGTGTCAGAACTGTTCCATTTGCCGGCTTCGGCCCTGCGTTACTGGGATGACGAGGGATTGATTCGCTTTGAAAGGTCAAAGGACAACCATTACCGCTGTCCCACTTCCCAAACCATGCTGGATATATGTGATGTGATTTTTTACCGCAGCCTGTCTCTGTCCATCAAGGAGATAAAGTCCATTCCTGGCATGTGCGTAGAGGATGTGGACCACACCCTGGAGACAAACGCAAGACGGCTGGAGGACCAAATCAGGCAGATGCAGATGACGCTTGAAAAGCTTCAAACACGGCGCTCCATGGTCCAGCGCATTATGGACCTGGAGCGGACTTCGTTTCAGGTCCTGAGGGACCTTCTCCCTGCCATGAAACTGTTTTCTCCTGAGGACAGGGAATCCCTGGAGACCTATGTACAAGATCCATACCAGTCCTCCATTCTGATTAAACCACAACAAGGCCAGGAGATACAGTATGGTATCTTCCTGGCCTGCCCGGATTATGATTTGGGAAACAGTGTCATCCTGCGGGACCAGGACGCCGAATCCAGGCTGTATCTGAAGGGGCTTCTCAAGGTAAATGCCCAATCCCCGGACTGCAATAACGCAGGAGCATTCCTGGAAGCCGCCCAGTCCATGGGATATGGCTCAGGACAACTGACAGGCCGTTATCTGCTAACTGCCTGTGACGGGTACCGCTGCGATTATTACGAAGCCTGGCTTGAGATATGGGACAATGGATAATGAGTTGTCAGCTGACAATTTTCAGATATACCCTGGATGTGAGTATGGTCAGGTTCATGGCTGACAGCAGATTTGTGACAAACAGGACAAATATCCGTATCCTCCCACCCATACACCCGTAATCGTATTATCTTCGGTATCCAGATTAACGTATATTCTGGAAATGCTGTTTAGATTATGCCCCTGTTCAAAGATATACTGGTCCTGTTTTGACACGTACCTGTATAAATAGCAGGCCAGGGCACAGTTGGAGGTGCCGGTTGCGGATTCCTCATCTATGCCGTAAAGCGGGGCAAAATTTCTGCATATGGCAGTCAGACCCATCTCCTTTGCCAGGGAAAACGCATGGATGCCGATGCATTCTTTCTCACGGCTTAGTCTGGTGATGGCGGAAAAATCAGGCGTCATCCGGCCCAGAATCTCAGGGTCCGTTACCGGAAGTATAATATCTTTTAATCCTGTGGACACGATTTGCACAGGTAAGGCATCCGGGATACCGTCAGAATCAAAGCATGCCTTCACATCCCCTTTATCCAGTCTTTCATAGAACTCCGGGATATTCTGCTCCATGAATATCAGACCGCTTTTATCCACACGTATTCTCAATATACCGGATTTTGTCTCAATGGTATACTCCTGTTTTTCAAGCCGCCCTAAATGCCGCAGCACAGTAAAAGTCCCGATTGTGGCGTGACCGCACAGAGGAACTTCGCCCACAGAGGTAAAGTATTCTAATTTAAAATCAGCCAGCTCTGAATCAGCGACAAAGGCGGTCTCTGAATATCCCATGAGAAGGGCGATTTCTGTTTTTTCTGCTTCATTCAGGCGGGCCTGCTGCAATACCACACCCGCCTTGTTTCCGCCTCTGTTATCTTTGCTGAACGCATTTGCCACATAAACATCCATTATCATTCTCCTATGCGGAACATAATCCTGTTCCTAAACTCCTGCGCCTTGCCGTCATTCCAATCATGGACAGGTCTGTAATAGCCCGCAATCCTGCTGTAAACATCCGCAGCGCCATTGCATTTCGGACACCTCTCCTGTCTGCCGGGCAGATAGCCGCAGGTCTGGCAGATGGTATAAACAGGAGACAGTGTGAAACAGGGAATATGGTGTTCTGTAATCATACTGCTGAGCAGATCCCGTGCCTTTTTCCAGTCCTCCAGTTCCCGCTCCATATACACATGGAATACAGTGCCTGTGGTATAAAGAGGCTGCAGGGAATCCTGGTTTATGAGTGCACCCTGCAATGTGCCGTCATAATCCGCCGGCAGTTTGGTGCTGTTTGTATAATAGGGGGTGTCCCCTTCGTGTCCGGCTGTCCGGATCCCGGAAAAACGCTCACGGTCCAGCCTGGCGAAACGGAAGGTAGCTGACTCTGCGGGCGTTGCTTCCAGGCCGTAGAGATTACCGTACTCCATCTGGTATCCAATCAGCTTTTCACGCATATGGTTCAGGACAGAGACAGCAAACTTCTTTGTCTCCTCTGATTCCAGGCCGGCTTTCAGCCACTGCGCATTGAGCCCTGCTTCATTCATGCCGATGACGCCGATGGATGAAAAGTGGTTGTCAAAATCAGTGAGGTAACAGGCCGTATAGGGATAAAGACCATTCTTTAACAGGGTGGAGATCACATTCCGCTTAATGCTCAGGGAACGGGCAGCCAGGTCCATCATCTGGTCCAGCCGGGCATAAAACTCTTTCTCGTCCTTTGACTGGTACGCAATCCGGGGAAGATTGACCGTGACCACGCCAACGGAACCTGTATGTTCCCCATAACCGAAAAAGCCGCCAGCCTTTTTCCGCAGCACATGGAAATCCGGCCGGATTCCATCATAAGAAGTCCTTACATCTTCCGGTTTCATGCCATTTCCCATATAATTGATGAAATATGGGGTTCCGTAATGGGATGCCAGGGAAAACAATAGCCGGTTTTGTTCGTTGTCAGACCAGTCATAATCTGCTCCTATCCCATAAGCCGGAATAGGATACTGGAATCCCAGGCCATTGGCATCGCCTTCCAGCATGGTTTCCAGAAACGCCCTGTTTACCATGTCCATTTCCTTCTGGCAGTCTCCGTAAGTAAATTCCATTCTCCTGCCGCCCACAATGGCCTTTTCGTCAGCCATGTCCCCTGGAACCTTCAGGTCCATGAAAATGTGGGAAAATGGGGCCTGGGTACCCCAGCGGCTGGGAGTGTTGACTCCAAAGACAAACGCCTCCATGCATTTCTTAACCTTATCATAGGACAGGTTGTCTGCCTTCACAAAGGGAGCCAGGTAGGTATCAAAGGAGGAAAATGACTGGGAGGCAGCCCACTCATTCTGCATAATTCCCAGAAAGTTTACCATCTGGTTGCAGAGGGTGGCCAGGTGCTTGGCCGGAGATGCGGTAATCTTCCCGGTGATGCCGCCCAGGCCGTCTAACAGAAGTTTTCTGAGGGACCATCCGCAGCTGTAGCTGGTCAGCATGGATAAATCGTGGATATGGATGTCCCCGTTTACATGGGCATCGGAAATCTCCCGGTCATAGACTTCTGTAAGCCAGTAATTGGCAGTCACTGCGCCGGAATTGTTCAGAATCAGACCGCCTACAGAATATGTGATGGTTGAATTTTCCTTGACGCGCCAGTCCTCCACCTTTACATAGTTATCCACCACATCCTTGTAGTCCAGGATGGTCTTATCCAAATTCCTGATTTTCTCCCGCTGTTTCCGGTATAGTATGTAGGCCTTGGCCACATCAGTGTAGCCGGATTCCTCCAGGACTTTCTCCACGCTGTCCTGTATATCCTCCACGCTAATCCGGCTGTCTTTTATCTTCATCTGGAAATCAGATGTGACCCGGAGCGACAATAGCTCGATAATATCAGCCGTATATGATTTACCTGTTGCTTTAAAGGCCTTCTTGATAGCCAGCGTTATCTTATCCAATTGGAATTCCACGGTTTCCCCGTCCCTTTTAGCCACTAAAAGCATGTTCTTGTCTCCTCCTTGTTAGGCGTGATTCACTGTCGGTATAAGCAGATTTATTATATTATATCAAAGACATGGGCATAAATACAGCATCATTTCACCAGAATACGCTGTCCTTCCATCCGGCGTTTATTGGATGCCGTCAATGGCCTGTATCACCTCTTCCAGGGAAAGCCATTTATCCCATTCATACCCCGGCTTCTCTGAGGATGTGTCATAGACAGCCCGGAATGCCTGATTGTATTCCTCCTGCGTCATCATGACACCTTCCCATTCATATTGATAGATGGGGTTCCCCTCCTCATCAAACTGCACATGGGAGTTATCCTCAGCCCCATAATATCCGGAAGCAATGGGAAGCAGCCGGCCCGATTCCATACTGTACACAATATCGTAGTAGTAATCCATATTTCCCTCAGAGTTGCACAGAAGATTTCCGCGTTCAATATAAGAGAAATAGAGTCTGGACAGCTGCGTTTCATAGGCAGCCCCGTCTGCAAAACTGACTATCTTGCAGCCCGTTGCCTCGTCGATGCCGATTTCCACCAATTCGGGGATGTCGTCGTCATTGATGTAAATTAAATTATACCCCTGCCACTGACCGCTGTCCTGGGATTGGAGAAGGCCGGTATAGGCCTGCTGCCAGCCGGAGGCAGATACACTGGGCCTGCCTTTGCCCGCGCCCAGAAATCCCAGGACAGACTGTACGGTCTTTTCGGCAAGGGCCGAGTTGGCGTTTTCCGACAGACTTCTCTCCAGGGTAAAGCTGCCGTCAGCCTTTCCGCTGTAGATTCTCACCTCAGGATATCCTGTGCCTGTCTTTGGCCCGGAGGCCGGTGAGTAGCTGCATATGATGATGATATCATTGAAACCATCGCTGTTATAGTCGGGAAAGGATACTGCCTCCACCTTGTTAAACGTCTCGTTACTTCGTGTGTTGCCCTCATACACGCCGTCCAGAAGGCAAACTGTTTTTTTCTCCTTCTTTATCTCAAACATAACATCTGCAAGAGGATTTTGAAGGCTGTCCGGTTTATAGGACGCAAATGTGACGCTGCCCAATGGCTCCAGGGTCACATCAAACGTCTGGTCTTTAATCAGCAGATATCCGGCCTCCCCCTGGGCTGAATCAGCCGGTGCAGCGGTGCTGCCTATGGGATGCTCCGATGACTGCTCAGACTGGGAGCCCTCTTGGGTGTCAATCCTGATTTCCGGTTCGGCCTCAGTGCTTTGGGATTCTGCCTGTTCCGGGGACAGCGCATGGGATGGTTCCTTGTGCCCGCAGGCAGTCAATACGCCGCACAGCGCCATGCAGAGTAAAGGTGCTGTCAGTTTTTTTGAAATATGTTTGTTAGTGATATACTTCATATTTAGTTACCCTCGTTTTCATATGTGCTTTGGTTTTTAAGATACAGTCAATATACAGTCAATATACAATTAATATAGTTCAGTCAATCCAGTGTTTTCTGTCCCGCTACAAGTAAGAGCTTGTCCTGGTCATGTCTGTCACCAAATCCGGGTTATCCTGCTTCATACGTTCCAGCAGAAGTTCAATGTTCGCTGTTTTTCCCTGAATGTTCTTAAATTCCTGTTCCGTAATACCTACCAGCTGGATAAACTCCGTCTTTCCATAGACAGAATCCTGAGACACCGCCTCTGTGTCCATGGTGGTTATCAGTGCCGTGATAGCTGAATCCGTCCCTACATGAAGGGATGTGCCGTTACCTGCTATATACTGGCTGGGGAGAAAAAACTGATTTTGGGTATAGGTGTAGCGGGCAAGATTTGAGAGCATATCAATTGCCCAGAGACAATCTTCCGGCTCCTTTTCCCTAAGCTTGATGGTCATCTCATAACCCCACTTATTCCATTCTCCGCCAAAGGACTCCTCATCTGCATAAAGCTCCGTCATTCCAAATGTCACAATATGCTTATATCCCTTGGGAGAATCATAGATGGAATAGCCGTCCAGGTAGCAGTCGCCGCCAAATATGGCCCTGGCCATCATGTTTGTGCCATAATGCCGGGGCTCCTGTCCCGGGTAGAGCCGCTCAAATTCCTGTTCAATGGTTTCCCAGCCCGGCGCCCATTCTTCGTTTTCTTTTACGCGTTTTAAAAATTCTTCTTTTGTCATTTGATTTCCTCACATGAGTTTTTATATAACCGTGGATGCAAAATATATCATCAGGAATATATCATCCGCGGATTCTATGAATTGCAGGAAGGACCGCAATGTGATACAATACCACACGGGACGTTTGACGGACCGTTTAAAGGGGACCGTATATGTAAAAAAATGTATGTATTGGAGGCTTTGTTTTTATGAAAAAGTGGGAAACGATCAGGGAGTTCATCATGATTACCTTTGCCACCGTCATTGTGGCGGCAGCTGTCTTTTTCTTCCTGATGCCAAGCCATGTATCGGTGGGAAGTATATCCGGTCTGGCAATTGTTCTGGGAAACTTTGTTCCCCTTAAGATTTCAGCAATCACCTTTATCCTCAATATGCTCCTTCTGGTTCTGGGCTTCCTGCTCATCGGAAGGGAATTCGGGGCAAAGACTGTTTACACCTCGTTCCTGCTGCCTGTGGTCCTGGCTGTTTTTGAGACGGCATTTCCGGAAAATGCTTCCATCACCAACGATGCGTTTCTGGATATGATATGCTATATCTTTGTGGTAAGCATCGGACTGGCCATGCTGTTTAACAGGAATGCGTCATCAGGCGGCCTGGATATCGTGGCAAAGCTTTTGAACAAATACCTGCATATGGAACTTGGCCGGGCCATGTCCATGTCAGGCATGTGCGTGGCACTGTCCGCGGCCCTGGTCTATGACAAGAAAATTGTGGTGCTCAGTGTCCTTGGCACCTATCTCAACGGAATCGTCCTGGACCATTTCATCTTTGGCTTTAACATAAAAAAGAGGGTGTGCATCATTTCCCAGCGGGAGGAAGAAATCAGGGAGTTTATCCTGCATCATCTCCACAGCGGCGCCACGATTTATGAAGCCATCGGAGCCTATGACGGCCAGCCAAGGAGGGAGATCATCACCATTGTTGATAAAAACGAGTATGTAACCCTGATGAATTATGTGCTGAAAACAGATAAGGATGCTTTTGTCACCGTGTATACGGTAAATGAAATCATTTACAGGCCCAAGCATTAACTGCAGCCCGGACATGGTTTTATTTCCATTTCCATCTTCTGTCTGATGTTGCCCGCATTCTCATGTTGCAAAGGACCTTTCACTGCTCTACCTGGCGGAAATCAGATACTTTACAATATAATGGTATGCACCCACTGTAAAAGCAGGTATGAGGATTATGTAAGACAGAATATTGAGCATGGTAAAATTATAGACATTGGATGCCTCTCCATATTCAAGAACATATCTGCACACCATGCCCAGAATGGTCATAAGGAGGGTCAGAGGATAGACAGCCCTCTCTTTTGCCTTCCCGTAAAGGCCTGCAAATCCCCAACCTATGATTCCGTAAGAGCAAATCAGCAGATAAGCTTTGGTGAAATCCAGGGGAAAGGGCTGGCTTCTTATGGGAAATGTAAAACAGCCTGCAAAGGCAATATAAAATAAAAGCAGACCCTTTACCATGACAGGATGGCGCATAAGAAAATGATTTATGGATTGGGCCGTCCTGTTTCCGTTTGTCCGGTTTTCTGCATTTGGATTTTTTGCCGCCCTGTTCTCCGCCATTCTGCGCCCTGACAAAAAACACAGGATGCTTATGATTAAAATTACGATGATGAAAGATAGGATACTGACCATACACGTCCTCCTCCCCTGCTGCTGGTTACCATGACAGAACTGAATGACAGACAGCATCACGGCGCCCATGAAAGAAGGCGCTCCACTGCACTGGCAGACATATAATAGCATTCATTGATACTTCTCATATCGTTGGCAATATTATAGACAAAGGGGGCTGTCCAGATGACTGCTGTCTCCTCCTTTTGATAACACGATATAAACACATCCATGCCTTCCTTCCTGTAAACTGACAGTACCGCGTCAGGGGGACCTGGCGGCGGTTCCCGGTCCGGAAGAAAGGTCCAGTTCCTGCCGGTCATATCAGCAAATAACTGGTCTATCACCGGATTGGAGGTGGTGTAAAAATGATTCCGGTTTTTAAACTGTACTTCCACTGTGTCCCCGGACGGGCGTGAAATGCAAAGCAGGGGAATACCTTCTGCCGCCATCCAGTTTTTTTGCGACATGTATTCAATGGTTTCCCGCCCGTTCCATTTTCCCGTTACATTCCATGAATCTGTAAAGAAGGAATCGTCATGGTCCAGGGTAACCGGACGTTCCGGGGTGCTGTATGCCAGGCGCCCCTGATCGGTGCTTACCAGCAAAAGACTGCTCTTTATGTAGCCCTCTGCCGTATCCATGAATGCTGCAAGGGCGTCCGGATCTCCGAAAAAGCCTGTCCTGTCCTCCTGCTGGAGTGCGAAATCTGCTGTGTGGGAGTGCGCTTCCACTGTTTTTTTATCCGGACCTATGTAAAAGATACGAATGCTGTATGCGCCATATCCCTGGTTCATATAAGGTGAATATTCCATGAGATAATCCGCCCCGTTTTCTCTGTAGAGATACAGCATGGTCCAGCCTGCATGGGCCACACTGTAGTCATGCTCCCAGATGACCGGGGAATCAGCCGATTCTCCCGCCAATACCTTAAGGGAGGCATACTGTCCTCCTGATGCCTGGAAATCAGCCAGTCCAGCAGTGATGCGCTCCGGTTCTCCATCATGGTCCAGATCTGCAAAGAATATAACGTCCGCGTCCGTTCCGTATTCCATGGGGCAGAGGGTTCCGGCGTCCGTCAGCAGCTCCGGTTTTACTGTGATTTCAGGCAGTGATTCTGACGCTGTTTCCGGCGCCGGCGCCTCGGACCGGTATTCCATGCCTTCCGGCAGGGCAGGCTCACGCGCCATGCTGCTGGCTGCAGTGGGAGATATTGTGCCGCCGCATCCGCAGAGGAGAACAGTCACAGCAAGTATTGTCACGATTGGGGACCATATCATTTCTTTCCATCCTTTCTCTGCGCGTTTCATTTTTATACTAAAAGTATACTATAAGTGTGGGCAGAGAACTCTTAATTTTCCCTTGCAAAATTCCTAATATCAGCGGTTCTGCGTATGCCTGCCAGACGTTTTGCCCGAAAGCATGAACAGAATCAGGGTGATGAATAAAAGAATGCCGATTATTACCAGCGCAACGGATTGGACGAAGGAACATGTTTCATGGTATTGTCTCATCTCGTCTCCCTCTATCCAGCCGCTGTACAGGTCCAGGGCATTTCCCAGGCAGTTATCTTCCAGCACATCACGGTCTGTTATGCGGTATGCCTTTTTTTCCTTATCAGTCAGAAAGCGGGCGGCCCCCTCGTCCCAGTAATAGCCCACAGGAAGGGCCACCCTGCCTTTTGCAGGTATTCTGGTGATTGCGTTGTCCACCAGAGCCCAGGTTCTGGTTCCGTCCTTAAAAGTAATCAGGTAATACTGGGCATAATCCGCATACGGCCTCATCCAGAAGGTGGTCCACCGGCTCCGTGTAATGGCGGGGGCAGTGACCCCGTAGGTTGGGCTGCGGCTGCTGTAATAGCCGCGCTGCGTTGACGGCCGGGTTCTGTGGCTGATTTGTTTATAGATACCGGTTGCTTGAAAGAGAGAGGCATCTGCCTCCCATGCGCCGATATAGTTTTTCTGTAAATCCGATACAGAGGTCATGTACCCGGTCGGCTCCGTACAGGGGTAACCTGCCCCGTATTTCAGCTCAAAACTGCCGTTATCGTCTTTTGACAGCACTTCCTCTGGGGTTACGGGCACGGCGGACCGGTACAGAAGTCCCTCAGCATTCAGCCGCGGAGCAATGGCAAGGAAGAAAATAAGCAGGACCACCTGTGCCGCAAGCATCCATAAAAGTCCATACCCCTTATCCTTTTTCATACCTTTCGTTCCTCCTGTCATCACTGGCTGTATGCCCGGATCAAGGTGTATCGGATCCTGAGGCATGTATTGTCATTTGTATTATACCATACAAATAAAATCCAGGACATAAAAAGGAACCCCGCGGTTTTGATGATGTGATGCTGCATCACCGCCACTGCGGGGTTCTGTTATGCTATGCCGGGTTTATCCTTCAATGGAGATATATTTCTTTTCTTCTGCCAGTGGTTTCGCTTCCTTTTTTGGAATGGACAGTCTCAGGATACCGTGCTTGAATTCGCCCTTTATATCATCTTCCGTCATATCTTCGCCCACATAAAAGCTTCTTTCGCAGGCGCCGGCATAACGCTCCTGACGGATATATCTGCCGCTCGTCTTCTCCTGCTCGTCCTTATCCAGTCCTTTGGCAGCACTGATGGTCAGGTATCCGTCCCTGAGGGATGCCCTGATTTCGTCCTTTCTAAATCCTGGCAGATCCATTTCCAGTTCATATCCTGTATCTGTTTCACGGATATCGGTTTTCATCAGGTTTTTGCCTCTGCGTCCATATAATTTCTTCTCCAGCTTCTTCATATCCTTGCTGTCAAAAAAAGGATCCCTGAAAAATTCATCAAACATATTTTCACCAAAAATACTGGGCATTAACATACGTCATTCCTCCTCTGTTTTTTGTGGGGCTCCCGGAAACAGTTCCGGGAGCCATGTATGGTCAGGTCTGTACGTCATATTTGAGTTTAACCT
Coding sequences within:
- a CDS encoding MATE family efflux transporter, whose amino-acid sequence is MLRRFIGAVLPSMLAFAFSGLYTIVDGFFIGRNIGDIGLAAVNIAYPLAALVQAVGTGIGMGGAVWISLYRGKGDREREEECLGNTLTTLFLGGLLLMAVLFALCGPVLRLSGAEGSVYGEAMVYIRILIGGSLLQLFATGFAPLIRNYEGAVTAMGSMIGGFLTNILLDFLFVAVYHKGVAGAAAATVIGQGVTVVPCILFMGARIKGIRKEHFLLKKKQMLRIAGTGVSPFGLTISPFIVIMLINRSAYVYGGEAAVAAYAVISYVVAIVQLLLQGIGDGSQPLMSFYLGIGKPKQARTVRNMAYLFAAVTALANMGILCLLRSAVSGFFGASSAAFPIVAESMPVFTAGFLFIAFCRTTTSYFYATKQNLFSYLLVYGEPVLLFFLLTLGLPPVMKLEGVWLSVPITQSLLAVLGIALLRMEERSIPGYQYSPKND
- a CDS encoding MerR family DNA-binding transcriptional regulator, producing the protein MKHISRIKEVSELFHLPASALRYWDDEGLIRFERSKDNHYRCPTSQTMLDICDVIFYRSLSLSIKEIKSIPGMCVEDVDHTLETNARRLEDQIRQMQMTLEKLQTRRSMVQRIMDLERTSFQVLRDLLPAMKLFSPEDRESLETYVQDPYQSSILIKPQQGQEIQYGIFLACPDYDLGNSVILRDQDAESRLYLKGLLKVNAQSPDCNNAGAFLEAAQSMGYGSGQLTGRYLLTACDGYRCDYYEAWLEIWDNG
- a CDS encoding PhzF family phenazine biosynthesis protein, encoding MDVYVANAFSKDNRGGNKAGVVLQQARLNEAEKTEIALLMGYSETAFVADSELADFKLEYFTSVGEVPLCGHATIGTFTVLRHLGRLEKQEYTIETKSGILRIRVDKSGLIFMEQNIPEFYERLDKGDVKACFDSDGIPDALPVQIVSTGLKDIILPVTDPEILGRMTPDFSAITRLSREKECIGIHAFSLAKEMGLTAICRNFAPLYGIDEESATGTSNCALACYLYRYVSKQDQYIFEQGHNLNSISRIYVNLDTEDNTITGVWVGGYGYLSCLSQICCQP
- a CDS encoding ribonucleoside triphosphate reductase; this encodes MLLVAKRDGETVEFQLDKITLAIKKAFKATGKSYTADIIELLSLRVTSDFQMKIKDSRISVEDIQDSVEKVLEESGYTDVAKAYILYRKQREKIRNLDKTILDYKDVVDNYVKVEDWRVKENSTITYSVGGLILNNSGAVTANYWLTEVYDREISDAHVNGDIHIHDLSMLTSYSCGWSLRKLLLDGLGGITGKITASPAKHLATLCNQMVNFLGIMQNEWAASQSFSSFDTYLAPFVKADNLSYDKVKKCMEAFVFGVNTPSRWGTQAPFSHIFMDLKVPGDMADEKAIVGGRRMEFTYGDCQKEMDMVNRAFLETMLEGDANGLGFQYPIPAYGIGADYDWSDNEQNRLLFSLASHYGTPYFINYMGNGMKPEDVRTSYDGIRPDFHVLRKKAGGFFGYGEHTGSVGVVTVNLPRIAYQSKDEKEFYARLDQMMDLAARSLSIKRNVISTLLKNGLYPYTACYLTDFDNHFSSIGVIGMNEAGLNAQWLKAGLESEETKKFAVSVLNHMREKLIGYQMEYGNLYGLEATPAESATFRFARLDRERFSGIRTAGHEGDTPYYTNSTKLPADYDGTLQGALINQDSLQPLYTTGTVFHVYMERELEDWKKARDLLSSMITEHHIPCFTLSPVYTICQTCGYLPGRQERCPKCNGAADVYSRIAGYYRPVHDWNDGKAQEFRNRIMFRIGE
- a CDS encoding suppressor of fused domain protein produces the protein MTKEEFLKRVKENEEWAPGWETIEQEFERLYPGQEPRHYGTNMMARAIFGGDCYLDGYSIYDSPKGYKHIVTFGMTELYADEESFGGEWNKWGYEMTIKLREKEPEDCLWAIDMLSNLARYTYTQNQFFLPSQYIAGNGTSLHVGTDSAITALITTMDTEAVSQDSVYGKTEFIQLVGITEQEFKNIQGKTANIELLLERMKQDNPDLVTDMTRTSSYL
- a CDS encoding YitT family protein yields the protein MKKWETIREFIMITFATVIVAAAVFFFLMPSHVSVGSISGLAIVLGNFVPLKISAITFILNMLLLVLGFLLIGREFGAKTVYTSFLLPVVLAVFETAFPENASITNDAFLDMICYIFVVSIGLAMLFNRNASSGGLDIVAKLLNKYLHMELGRAMSMSGMCVALSAALVYDKKIVVLSVLGTYLNGIVLDHFIFGFNIKKRVCIISQREEEIREFILHHLHSGATIYEAIGAYDGQPRREIITIVDKNEYVTLMNYVLKTDKDAFVTVYTVNEIIYRPKH
- a CDS encoding Hsp20/alpha crystallin family protein, with translation MLMPSIFGENMFDEFFRDPFFDSKDMKKLEKKLYGRRGKNLMKTDIRETDTGYELEMDLPGFRKDEIRASLRDGYLTISAAKGLDKDEQEKTSGRYIRQERYAGACERSFYVGEDMTEDDIKGEFKHGILRLSIPKKEAKPLAEEKKYISIEG